From a single Cydia strobilella chromosome 17, ilCydStro3.1, whole genome shotgun sequence genomic region:
- the LOC134748756 gene encoding pancreatic triacylglycerol lipase-like: MRTAIVLFAFSAFASAVPVREEQADFEYPRFIQFPDGDGVLHTVDLQEEVDHNLLEEVQRNPNNNLYLLFTRRNPHTSQTLVINDRNSVLNSNFNPSHPTVVIAHGWFSNQNTDLNPVIRNAYLDKGEANVIVLDWGHLAMGDYVTAMNGVPTVGRGLGQFLGFVHETTGAPFSSMHLVGFSLGAHLVGFAGRELGGAIARVTGLDPAGPLWNSNSDHLGPNDAVYVEAIHTDGGTVGGFGIGTAIANADFFPNGGTSQPACITSICNHNRAWELFAATVSYNHLTGKECSSNLQISLNTCRGQSLQMGNDDLRKWGSGKYRVDTARRYPF, from the exons ATGCGTACCGCCATAGTGCTCTTTGCTTTTTCGG CGTTCGCCTCGGCGGTGCCCGTGCGTGAAGAGCAGGCTGACTTCGAGTACCCGAGGTTCATCCAGTTTCCCGACGGTGACGGCGTTCTTCACACGGTGGACCTTCAGGAGGAGGTCGACCACAACCTCCTCGAAGAGGTGCAGCGGAACCCGAACAATAATCTGTACCTACTCTTTACCAG ACGGAACCCCCATACCTCGCAAACGCTGGTCATCAACGACAGGAACTCTGTCCTGAACTCCAACTTCAACCCCAGCCATCCCACTGTGGTCATCGCGCACGGATGGTTCAGCAACCAGAACACCGACCTCAACCCCGTTATCAGAAATG CTTACCTCGACAAAGGCGAAGCTAACGTCATCGTTCTGGACTGGGGCCACCTCGCCATGGGCGATTACGTGACGGCTATGAATGGAGTCCCCACGGTCGGTCGCGGCCTCGGCCAGTTCTTGGGATTCGTCCATGAAACCACTGGCGCGCCGTTCAGCTCTATGCACCTCGTCGGATTCAGCTTGGGCGCTCATCTCGTCGGCTTCGCAGGAAGAGAGCTGGGAGGAGCTATTGCCCGTGTAACTG GTTTAGACCCTGCCGGTCCCCTATGGAACTCGAACAGCGACCATTTGGGTCCCAACGACGCCGTTTACGTTGAGGCGATTCATACTGATGGCGGTACCGTTGGCGGTTTCGGCATCGGGACGGCGATTGCCAATGCCGACTTCTTCCCCAACGGCGGTACCTCTCAGCCTGCGTGCATCACCAGCATCTGCAACCACAACCGCGCTTGGGAGCTGTTTGCTGCTACTGTGTCGTACAACCACCTTACTGGAAAAGAGTGCTCGTCGAATTTACAGATCAGTTTGAACACCTGCAGAGGTCAGTCTCTTCAAATGGGCAACGATGATTTGAGAAAGTGGGG GTCTGGCAAATACCGGGTGGACACTGCACGAAGATATCCCTTCTAA
- the LOC134748695 gene encoding putative odorant receptor 85d: MSTPTFDEVFRQIRINLTVMGIQKNKPRIGVMFYILYAMTFTMASSEAMFFIVNMAPENFLELTGLAPCMCIGILSLLKIATLARKKETVFSLADKLERLSTENLKDPIKRDIVSPDINMLKTLIKYYFVLNAMLICVYNFSTPFYILYHYLTTNEEIFILPYAIIVPFSIETWPAWIFVYIFSVICGFNCVLFFTVVDTLYFTLTSYVCTIFAVLNNEIICLNQPTGDMLDQIIKKHQNVLELAEDLEDIFTLPNFFNVLVGSVEICALGFNLMIGDWNNVPGCMLFIMSVLIQLFMMSVFGEKLIGASIKVGESAFLCDWYKMNRKTQKVLLMLMIRTRKPTRLTAFKYSVICYEGFTKIISNSWSYFTILRTVYSKEDQ, translated from the exons ATGAGCACCCCCACATTCGACGAGGTGTTCCGGCAAATCAGGATCAACTTGACAGTCATGGGCATACAGAAAAATAAACCAAGGATTGGTGTAATGTTTTACATCCTTTATGCCATGACTTTCACAATGGCCTCATCAGAAGCTATGTTCTTTATCGTTAATATGGCACCGGAAAATTTTCTCGAATTGACTGGCCTAGCTCCATGCATGTGTATCGGTATCTTATCACTTTTGAAAATAGCTACTCTAGCACGGAAAAAAGAAACAGTTTTCTCTTTAGCTGACAAATTGGAGAGGCTTAGTACAGAGAACTTGAAGGACCCTATTAAGAGAGACATTGTGAGTCCTGACATAAATATGTTGAAAACTCTCATCAAATACTATTTCGTCCTAAACGCCATGCTGATTtgtgtgtataatttttcaacacCATTCTATATTTTGTATCATTACCTTACAACGAATGAAGAGATTTTTATCTTGCCGTACGCTATCATTGTGCCATTCTCTATTGAAACGTGGCCGGCGTGGatatttgtttatatattttcagTAATTTGTG GTTTCAATTGCGTATTATTTTTCACTGTTGTGGATAcactttactttactttgacGTCTTATGTATGCACAATATTCGCTGTCCTGAACAACGAAATAATATGTCTAAACCAACCTACAGGTGATATGTTAGACcagataataaaaaaacaccaaaatgTTCTTGA ATTAGCGGAAGATTTGGAGGATATCTTTACCTTACCAAATTTTTTCAACGTACTGGTGGGATCGGTAGAAATATGCGCTCTTGGGTTCAACTTAATG attggTGATTGGAACAATGTCCCCGGTTGTATGCTGTTCATAATGTCTGTTCTCATTCAACTATTTATGATGAGCGTTTTCGGGGAAAAATTAATTGGAGCG AGTATTAAAGTTGGTGAATCAGCTTTTTTATGCGACTGGTATAAAATGAATCGGAAAACGCAGAAAGTTCTACTGATGCTAATGATCAG GACTCGTAAACCTACACGCCTGACTGCGTTTAAATATTCTGTCATTTGCTATGAAGGATTTACTAAA ataaTCAGTAACTCCTGGTCATACTTCACAATCCTACGAACAGTGTATTCAAAAGAAGACCAATAG